Genomic DNA from Triticum dicoccoides isolate Atlit2015 ecotype Zavitan chromosome 4B, WEW_v2.0, whole genome shotgun sequence:
CCCCAGAGATGGTGAGGCACCAAGGGAGGGAATTGCCATACACATCGAACGGCTCCGCGGCACCACACACCTTGCCTTCGGCCCCCTTGGTGACTGTCAAATCAGATTGCCGCCTTTAAACTTGATATCTCGATCGATAGAGAAGGTTACCTTTGCATTTGAAGTCCAAACTGGCACTCTTTTTTGTGTTTTGCGTGGCTACACCAATTAAAAGTTATCACAAATCTTAAAGTGGCTTAAAAAGGGTATTCTTGTACATTCACAATAAACTAATCCTAACAAACCTTTCTCCCAACCGATCAAATAGAAGATCACAAAAATTAaataattttctattgtaggggtaATTTTTATTCTCCACATTTAATTTTCGATTTCTCTCGCAAATCAAAGACAAAAGTGGGGAAGAGCACCGACGCAAAACTGGTGGAGACGCGCAGAGCCAGTGCACCCTTATTTCTCTCCTACCCATGCTCCAATCGTCTCCAAGGAGTGAGAGTCCGCTTTGATCCCATTACAtccctaagactagccacaatgagagtaacttcagcagtaacatcgagtccaactcagcaaatttacttatgtggcagtgagttaatgaggagagaggtagttagactaaccatagtgggagtaacttcagcagtaacatcgagtctaactcagcaaatttgcttatgtggcagtgagttaataaGGAGAGAGATagttgtagtaacttagctagttactgtaacatcacatgtcccaatgcaatatgagtctataaactAATAAATGAGCCTTTGCATGTtatcacacttatgttactacccactatgaaggtagtaacatagtataGGAATATGTGTATGTTACAAGTGTATGTtattacccattgtggctagtcttaggctggtcatagtgggagtaacatatgtAGTAacttagatgccacataagcaaaaatgatgagatggcaagtagttaatgaggagagaggcaaatagagtaacataatatgttaccatcacatagcgcttcccaatgcaaaatgagtctacaaagtaataaatgaagacatCTATGTTACCACATATAtggtactacccactatgaaggtagtaacatagactagtaacatatgcatgttactagtctaagttactctccactagtAACTTAgcaagttactgtaacatcacatgtctcaatgcaatatgagtctataacctaataaataaagctttggatgttaccacacttatgtcactaccactatgaaggtagtaatatagtctagggatatgtgtatgttactcaccattgtggctagtctaatataaggctggtcatagtggggagtaacttagactagtaacatgcatatgttactagtttatgttactacctctatagtgcatagtatcttagattagtatcataggtggtctcatttattgtcatgcatgacacatagtagcatcacatttattatgttacggtatctacctatgttattataaccatctctctcttccttaattacctgccacataagcatgtttgcgagtcccaaatgcatgatactacttatgttaccctcactatggccagcctaatgcTAGCATGTTCCACACATTGCGTGTGTGTGGGCGGGCGTACCGAAGCAAAACTTCCGTGTGCAGAGTTAGTGCACCCTTATTTCTCTCCTACACATGCTCCAATCATCTCCAATGAGTTAGATTCCGCGTTGATCTCATTACAtccctactactccctctgttcccaaatatagcgCTTCCTCTTCTCCGTGCtttaactttgaccataaatttaaccaacgagaccgactgccgcgtgagcaaaagttataccagtgaattcgtattcaaaataagatctcaattatataattttttctcccaccCAGtcagtctcgttggttaaatttatggtcaaagttggacctctgGAAGCGCGGtcccactatattttggaatggagggactataatttagggcatctccaacgccaacCCGTAAACCTTCCGTAATCGTTCGGACCGGCTGTCCGGACCGTGAAAGCCATCCAACGCAGGCCTGTATTGGTCCGCGAAGCGGTCCTGGTGCGATTTCTCCCGTAAACCGGAGGCAAAAGTGAAGGATGTTTGCGGGAGTCCGGAACGATCCCAAGCCCGTTTATGACCGCCCCGGCCCACCAAAAAAGATCACCCCTCCCGCGTGTTTTCATTCAGCACCGCTCCAGAGCGTCAGCGCCTGCAATCATGCCCACCCAGAGTGGACGCGATCGCTCTCTAGCACCGACCGAGAGAGCTCTGCCCGCGCCGCTTCCCGGCGCAGGTGACTATCGTGCGTTCAAACGACACGACGGCCGCCCGTTTGTCCGTCTGTCTCCCGCATTGATGGcacacggttgccgaggcgtctcCTACTGCGCCACCCGTTCGTCGGTCTGCCGCCCACCAGTGCTATATAAATTGATGCCCCAGTGCCTAGGACATAGCCATTGTCAATCCTCTCCACACCAGTACCCGCCATGGATCCCTCCACGACCAAAGATCTCTGGGACGGGCTGACGTCGGAGCAGAAGAAGGCCATGGccgccattactcccgactggcaGGCGGCCTGCCAGAGGACGTGCAAATGGAGGAGTCCTCCTCCGACGAGCCAGCGCCACCCTCCTCTTCCTCCGCGGCACCCTCCTCTTCCACTCCACCCTGGCCGGTGCATTTCACCCTGACTATCGGCGATTCCTGTGCCCATTATATGGACATGGTgcgggaggagcaggaggagaagTTCTGGGAGGCACAGGCCGGCGCCAACAACCACAACCTACTCCAGTAGCATCTGCATGCGGAGGAGCTGGTTGCCGCTAGAAAGGCAGTCGTGCCGAATGCGGACCTAGAGGAGCAGGAAGTGTTGCTCGAGTCCTACCTCTCCGCCCACAAGATCCGCCTCGCCCGCTGACGGTACCAGCAGtaggtggcggtggtggcggccAGAGGATGGGAGTGCGACGACGACATAGACGAGGCATTGTTCGGTGACACCGACGAGGAGGACATTGCCGAGACCGCGCCACAGCGCCATGACCACGAAGAAACCGACACGTCCATAGGTGCCGCCGGCAGCAAGcaagagtagtgcatggtaggtcgccgccgctcaggTCCCAGGAAGGTTACCGCTCCCCCTCCCATCGACGCCAAACTTGGTGGGCTCACCATCTTCGGCCTGACTAGTCGCTTAGTGGCGACGTCTAGTCGAACAACTTCAGTTCCCGAGGCTCCGGAGGCGGAGCTGGAGAGCGCCAAGGTAGAACTGGAGACGGTGAAGTTTCAGTTCTCGGGGCTGATGGCCGGATACGGGGACCAGACGCCGGCGATCATTTGGGTTGGGTATTAATTATACTCCAGAGCCTGCCTATGACTGCTTTCATGTATTTTTAATTAAACCCGTCATGTTTCTAtggaatccggcatgtttatataaaATCAGAtcgtgtttatatgaaatctgcacttgtttgcacgaatttcgtccggatggtttgagttgttgtgaaaatgtatgcggcTAGCATTGGATGACTGCCTCTCGCATCCATGTCCGCGGACTGGTCCCTCTTATCCGCGGACGGATGATGGAGGTGTGTTCCCCGTATGTCGAAGgtgtgtttcaaaaaaaaaaaattattGGACCCGGGGCTTGCTCCAATCCTGACTCTGTCACCGACAACCCCATATGTTGAAGGTGTGTTTCCAAAAAAAGTTTGTTCATCTGCTACGACGTTGTTACTTTATGTGAAATAAAACAACCATGATGGCTATCCCTCAAAAGATGTAAAATATGTTGGTTTATTGCCATTGTGTTATATCCATGATCAGCATATCACAGAGACAGGTGTGCCATTCTAATTGCATATTCCTTTCATTATGTCATTTATTTGTAACAGCAATCACCTAGCCCAAAGTTGACGAAGGAaaaatagtactcccttcgtttcacAATGTAGTGCATATTAGGTATTATAAACCCAAACAAGTATATGTTTGACCAGGATTGTTGAATAACCTATCAACCAATAATAAAATAATAAATAAACGAGAATTTTAAAATACACTTCTTCAGTGTAAATCCAAAATTTGTATTGTGGACATTTACATTGTCTTCTTGAATCTTGATCAAAGATATACATTTTTTATTTTTAGAAGACAAAATATGCACTGGAAGCGATATATAGAAAGGATAAAGAAGGAATTTTGCTCCGATCCCAAACTGCAACTGCTAGCCAGACTGAGCTCATACTTCAACTTATCGTAGAACGTTTGAGAAAGTTGGGGAGTCCAATCTTTTTCCCCGTTCGCCTGACGTCATCCTGCACCTTCCTCCTGTACTCTTCGAAGGTAAACGGCCTGTACGGCGATGGCCCGCCGCATGTGCCGATGAGCGAGTCATGCGATGGACACATGAAGTAGGCGATGGAGAAGCGCTCCGCCTTGGAGTTAACCAACACCTTGTGCTCCACGCTCTTGTATATGTTGTTGCTCCATGCCTGACACATAAAAATAAAATGAACAGAACCACGATACATAAGGAGAACAAAGAGACCTCAAGGATGCATGCGTTCTCTGCACACGAAATAATGCTACttctcgttcctaaatataagtctttataaagATTGtagtatgaaccacatacggatgtatatatatgcattttagagtgtagattcacgtaGTGATCTATAGTGAAATCTCTTCGAAGACTTGTATATttaggaaacggagggagtattttgtacGGTGTTTAATTTGTTGGACCCGGACGAGCACCATGCATGCATCTCTCTGGGAGTGCATGGTCAAAACTTGAGCACGTAGTCGAAGCTGGCGTCCGGGAATTAAGTGTTACCTGGAACAAATCGCCGACGTTGACAAGGAGCGCGTCGGCGTGGGGTTTGACCGCGACCCAGTGGGAGTCCTTCATGATCTCTAGGCCTCCAACCTGGTCCTGGCAGAGGACGGTGAGGAAGTCGCTGTCCGTGTGCGGCATCATGCCGAACGTGTCCGGCGCGAACGGGCACGCCGGGTACCTGTTCAGCCGCAGGAAGCACGTCGTCCCGTCGCACCCTGCGGCAGCGGGGAATGTCGACCCGGCCTGCCCGAGGTTCTTCGCCAGCGTCCCGGCCACCGTCTCCGCCACACGCGACATGGCGTCCGCCACCTCCTGCATCATTCCCCTGCTCGCATAGCAAAACTTTTGCTCATCAGCCATCTCACGACCAAGTAGGCAAAGCATGCACGTACGTACCTCAAGGAGCTGAGCTTTGCGTCTTCCTCTGAGATGCTCGCGAGCGGAACGTGGAAGGCTTCCGACCACGAGAGCTGCCGGAGCGACGTCGCGGTCGCGTTGCCCCACCGGTACGAGCCGTTAAGGAGTCCGGCCTTCTCCTTGGTATCGAACGGCTGGTGAAATAGCATCGCCTGCTCCCGCCTCATCTCTTCCAGGAGCTCCCGCCCCACGCCGTGGTTGATCACCTGGAAGAAGCCCCACTCCGACGCCGCGCTCGCCATGGCGTCTGCACACACGTCCCTCTCCCTCGCGTCGCCGCTCGTCAGGCGCTTCAAGTCGATCATTGGCAGGTCGCGCTCCAGCACGGCCAGGCTCTCCCGCGCTAGCGCGCCGCCGAGCTCGTCTCTGCGGAGCAGCTTGCGATAGCTGTCTGCCAGAGGCGGGTCAGTGGTGCCGTTCTCGTCGAAGGCCGCCATGGTCGACGCCTCGACGGAGGTAGATACTACTAGTAGCTCAGAGTCAGACACGTACGTATGGATTGCCAGTTTACCACACCGCAGTGCTATTGAGAAAACTCGGGAGCGAGAGCGGAGGCCTATATATGGCCAAAATCCAGCTCAAGTAAAAAAGTATATATGGCGAATTTTAAGATGGTTCCAACTATGACGGGCCGTCCACTAATTCTGATCCATGGTAGGTACTTCGtttataaactaatataagagtgtttacatAACTAAAGGAGAAACTaaggcggccaggaccggattcgaACCCCCGACCTCCTGCAGGTGCACCACCACAATAACCAACTAAGAATGCACATCATACTATTTAACCATTCCCTGTTGCTTCTTTTTCCATTTTCTTTGAGGAGTTGATTAATATCTCCCGGTAATTTTTCTGCGAATAGCAAGATAACTCACACATTGCAGGCCCGATAACTTATGTACCCCTGTCCTCGTAAGTTTGGCAACCGNNNNNNNNNNNNNNNNNNNNNNNNNNNNNNNNNNNNNNNNNNNNNNNNNNNNNNNNNNNNNNNNNNNNNNNNNNNNNNNNNNNNNNNNNNNNNNNNNNNNNNNNNNNNNNNNNNNNNNNNNNNNNNNNNNNNNNNNNNNNNNNNNNNNNNNNNNNNNNNNNNNNNNNNNNNNNNNNNNNNNNNNNNNNNNNNNNNNNNNNNNNNNNNNNNNNNNNNNNNNNNNNNNNNNNNNNNNNNNNNNNNNNNNNNNNNNNNNNNNNNNNNNNNNNNNNNNNNNNNNNNNNNNNNNNNNNNNNNNNNNNNNNNNNNNNNNNNNNNNNNNNNNNNNNNNNNNNNNNNNNNNNNNNNNNNNNNNNNNNNNNNNNNNNNNNNNNNNNNNNNNNNNNNNNNNNNNNNNNNNNNNNNNNNNNNNNNNNNNNNNNNNNNNNNNNNNNNNNNNNNNNNNNNNNNNNNNNNNNNNNNNNNNNNNNNNNNNNNNNNNNNNNNNNNNNNNNNNNNNNNNNNNNNNNNNNNNNNNNNNNNNNNATAAAACATCCCCTCGGTAACATTTTCGACGGAGAGACAGATACGTATGTGTAGATTGTCTGCTTGACATCGTGTTCGTGTCATACGTAGTGCACGCTCGTGGGC
This window encodes:
- the LOC119294287 gene encoding gibberellin 2-beta-dioxygenase 6-like, with translation MAAFDENGTTDPPLADSYRKLLRRDELGGALARESLAVLERDLPMIDLKRLTSGDARERDVCADAMASAASEWGFFQVINHGVGRELLEEMRREQAMLFHQPFDTKEKAGLLNGSYRWGNATATSLRQLSWSEAFHVPLASISEEDAKLSSLRGMMQEVADAMSRVAETVAGTLAKNLGQAGSTFPAAAGCDGTTCFLRLNRYPACPFAPDTFGMMPHTDSDFLTVLCQDQVGGLEIMKDSHWVAVKPHADALLVNVGDLFQAWSNNIYKSVEHKVLVNSKAERFSIAYFMCPSHDSLIGTCGGPSPYRPFTFEEYRRKVQDDVRRTGKKIGLPNFLKRSTIS